A single genomic interval of Musa acuminata AAA Group cultivar baxijiao chromosome BXJ3-4, Cavendish_Baxijiao_AAA, whole genome shotgun sequence harbors:
- the LOC103983201 gene encoding probable beta-1,4-xylosyltransferase IRX14 → MKQTAGQHPNRRPYSAAVTGEAAALRPPSFLFWSAVHVLCCLVSAALGFRFSRLLFLLLFSPASHHHNHHHHVHHLRQPPAAVIPFPPPPRPDLPPPPPPPAVAGRVGVGRHGIRVRPWPRPDPAEVARAHEILVRLQQEQRLRYGVKDPRPVIVVTPTYARTFQALHLTGLLHSLMLVPYPLTWLVVEAGGVSNETAALLVHSSLPVVHLPFHEDMPVLWNDRHRFEARMRLRALRVIRERRLDGIVVFADDSNVHTMELFDEIQKVQWMGALSVGILAHSAAPDATAKRQQRASEQETSPLPIQGPACNSSGQLIGWHTFNYLPYAKKAATFVGDGVTVLPTKLEWAGFVLNSRLLWKEAEGKPNWARDLDEVGISGEEIESPLDLLKDASFVEPLGNCGKKVLLWWLRAEARYDSKFPSRWVIDPPLEIVVPAKRTPWPDAPPDLPYQRIANEGGHVEKHVSKKVRSSRSKRSSRNKKKHETHVDTQVSEMSSAQEK, encoded by the exons ATGAAGCAAACGGCGGGGCAGCATCCGAACCGCCGGCCATACAGCGCCGCCGTGACGGGAGAGGCAGCCGCCCTCAGGCCCCCGAGCTTCCTCTTCTGGTCCGCCGTCCACGTCCTCTGCTGCCTCGTCTCCGCCGCCCTCGGCTTCCGCTTCtcccgcctcctcttcctcctcctcttctcccctGCATCCCACCAtcacaaccaccaccaccacgtcCACCACCTCCGCCAACCCCCCGCCGCCGTCATCCCCTTCCCCCCGCCTCCGCGGCCGGACCTCCCTCCCCCTCCGCCCCCGCCCGCCGTAGCCGGCCGCGTCGGCGTCGGCCGTCACGGCATCCGCGTGCGGCCGTGGCCGCGCCCGGACCCCGCCGAGGTCGCGCGGGCCCACGAGATCCTCGTCCGCCTGCAGCAGGAACAGCGCCTCCGGTACGGAGTCAAGGATCCCCGCCCCGTCATCGTCGTCACCCCGACCTACGCCCGCACCTTCCAGGCCCTCCACCTGACCGGCCTCCTTCATTCCCTCATGCTCGTCCCCTACCCCCTCACCTGGCTCGTCGTCGAGGCCGGTGGCGTCTCCAACGAGACCGCAGCCCTCCTCGTCCATTCCAGCCTCCCGGTGGTCCACCTCCCCTTCCACGAGGACATGCCCGTCCTCTGGAACGACCGACACCGCTTCGAGGCCCGGATGCGCCTCCGCGCCCTCAG AGTGATCAGGGAACGGCGGTTGGACGGCATCGTCGTGTTCGCGGACGACAGCAACGTCCACACCATGGAGCTATTCGACGAGATTCAAAAGGTGCAGTGGATGGGTGCGCTATCGGTCGGAATCCTGGCACATTCTGCGGCTCCCGACGCAACGGCTAAAAGGCAGCAGAGAGCAAGCGAGCAGGAGACCTCGCCATTGCCGATCCAAGGCCCGGCGTGCAACTCCTCGGGCCAATTGATCGGCTGGCACACCTTCAATTATCTGCCGTATGCCAAAAAAGCCGCCACCTTTGTcggcgatggggtgactgtgctgCCGACGAAGCTCGAGTGGGCTGGATTCGTGCTGAACTCGAGATTGCTGTGGAAGGAGGCGGAGGGGAAGCCGAATTGGGCGCGTGATCTTGATGAGGTGGGAATTAGCGGGGAGGAGATTGAGAGCCCGCTGGATCTGTTGAAGGATGCTTCGTTCGTGGAGCCACTTGGGAACTGCGGGAAGAAGGTTCTGCTGTGGTGGCTACGGGCCGAAGCTCGCTACGATAGCAAGTTCCCTAGTCG ATGGGTGATAGATCCCCCTTTGGAAATTGTTGTTCCTGCAAAGCGAACTCCATGGCCTGATGCGCCTCCTGATCTCCCATATCAAAGGATTGCAAATGAAGGTGGTCATGTTGAAAAGCATGTTTCAAAGAAAGTTCGATCTTCCAGATCAAAACGCAGCTCTCGCAATAAAAAGAAGCATGAGACACATGTAGATACACAGGTTTCCGAGATGTCCAGCGCACAAGAGAAGTGA